The following are from one region of the Candidatus Poribacteria bacterium genome:
- a CDS encoding family 10 glycosylhydrolase has translation MFLTRVVNRNLSCPVMGISRSQPPETGNKRCCVTIAFFACVLLWSTSWFNFAAAQPAKIAIVLPASGDIQYARTVSKRFNQMLNSIGFTAAVLEEASLSQAQLKPRRLVILPLNTVVTAQTAKLLKSFIAGGGKLFVTYSLADAVAPLLGLRQTDWLKEEAPGQFSTVRLNASEIPDMPASVRQASWNITVAVPTTSQTKIIGYWHDAMGESTGLPALFVGEAGVFFSHIFLPDDIQTKTQLLAALLGHLIPEFRDTLAKRAIEAIMTVGHTEGLEALRAFVEQSGVPEAGQALKTGEHLMAQARTEYEHKVYNTAITTAHASREAFSRAYFLSHVSVETEGRAVWNHSGLGAYPGDWDRSAKELAAAGVNMILPNMAWAGVAHYPSQVLPQSKTFAQYGDQLAQCIAAARKHNLEVHVWKITWNLEGASDEFVKKMRDAGRTQVSATGKPINWLCPSHPENVLFELESILEIIANYDVDGIHLDYIRYPGSHACYCEECRKRFVLATRLRIDEWPAAVLPKTGVYSDKYIEWRTQQITRLVRLLHKRGREADPNLKISTAVFGGYPACVTSIGQDWIAWAKAGYIDFVCPMNYTEDTNYFTELLTNQLTLMPKEVAVYPGIGATASNSLLTPDAVVEQIYLSRHLGASGWTIFDYSVDISETVLPALGMGVAKSKAKPSHIFSRLNQDLQD, from the coding sequence ATGTTTTTGACGCGTGTTGTGAACCGAAATCTATCGTGCCCCGTCATGGGGATTTCGCGATCACAGCCCCCTGAAACTGGTAATAAACGGTGTTGTGTTACAATAGCCTTTTTCGCGTGCGTGCTTCTCTGGAGTACCAGTTGGTTCAACTTCGCTGCTGCGCAACCGGCAAAGATTGCGATTGTCTTACCTGCATCAGGTGATATTCAATACGCTCGTACTGTCAGCAAGCGATTCAATCAGATGCTTAACAGTATCGGGTTTACTGCTGCTGTGCTTGAGGAGGCATCGCTTTCTCAAGCGCAACTCAAACCTCGCCGATTGGTTATTCTTCCCTTAAACACTGTCGTTACAGCACAGACCGCGAAGTTATTAAAAAGTTTCATTGCGGGTGGCGGCAAACTTTTCGTAACTTATAGTTTGGCGGACGCGGTAGCACCACTCCTCGGTTTGCGTCAAACGGATTGGCTGAAGGAAGAAGCACCGGGGCAGTTTTCTACAGTTCGTCTCAATGCCTCTGAAATACCTGACATGCCAGCATCTGTTAGACAGGCTTCGTGGAACATTACAGTTGCAGTGCCGACAACATCACAGACGAAGATTATTGGGTATTGGCACGATGCCATGGGAGAATCGACCGGTTTACCTGCTCTCTTTGTGGGTGAGGCAGGAGTATTCTTCAGCCACATTTTTCTGCCAGATGACATTCAGACCAAGACGCAGCTGCTTGCTGCGCTTTTGGGGCATCTCATTCCAGAATTTCGGGATACACTCGCTAAGCGAGCTATAGAGGCGATAATGACCGTTGGACATACAGAAGGTCTTGAAGCGTTGAGGGCGTTTGTCGAGCAAAGTGGTGTCCCGGAAGCGGGACAAGCTTTGAAAACAGGTGAACATTTGATGGCGCAAGCACGCACTGAATATGAGCACAAGGTTTACAATACAGCAATAACGACAGCCCACGCAAGCCGCGAAGCGTTTTCAAGAGCCTATTTCCTGTCCCATGTAAGTGTTGAAACAGAAGGGCGCGCCGTATGGAATCACTCCGGGCTGGGCGCGTATCCGGGTGATTGGGACCGGTCTGCTAAGGAATTGGCGGCAGCAGGCGTGAATATGATTCTTCCAAACATGGCATGGGCAGGCGTGGCACATTATCCCAGTCAAGTTTTACCGCAAAGCAAAACTTTTGCGCAATACGGGGATCAGTTAGCACAATGCATCGCGGCGGCACGTAAGCACAATTTAGAGGTCCACGTGTGGAAGATTACGTGGAATTTGGAAGGAGCGTCGGACGAGTTCGTGAAAAAGATGCGGGACGCGGGACGCACCCAAGTTTCAGCGACTGGAAAACCGATCAACTGGCTTTGCCCTTCACATCCAGAAAACGTTCTTTTTGAATTGGAGAGCATATTGGAAATTATCGCGAATTACGATGTAGATGGGATCCATTTAGATTATATCCGTTATCCGGGAAGCCACGCGTGCTACTGTGAGGAATGCCGTAAAAGGTTCGTGCTTGCAACGCGATTGCGAATTGATGAATGGCCCGCCGCTGTTTTACCGAAGACGGGAGTTTACAGTGACAAGTATATTGAGTGGCGGACACAGCAAATTACGCGCTTGGTTCGTTTACTTCATAAACGCGGACGCGAGGCGGATCCTAATCTCAAAATTTCTACGGCAGTCTTTGGCGGTTATCCGGCATGTGTGACCTCTATTGGGCAGGACTGGATCGCATGGGCAAAAGCCGGTTATATCGATTTCGTGTGTCCCATGAATTATACTGAAGATACAAACTATTTCACAGAATTACTCACCAATCAACTTACACTGATGCCTAAAGAGGTTGCCGTGTATCCCGGTATCGGTGCGACCGCTTCTAATTCACTGCTTACACCAGATGCGGTGGTTGAGCAGATTTACCTCTCACGCCATTTAGGGGCTTCGGGATGGACGATTTTTGACTATTCCGTTGACATTTCTGAGACTGTGTTACCTGCTCTCGGAATGGGTGTCGCGAAGTCCAAAGCAAAACCATCGCATATTTTTTCTCGTCTGAATCAGGATTTGCAGGATTAA
- a CDS encoding sulfatase-like hydrolase/transferase, translated as MAQRPNILCLMSDEHSPHAIGCEGNDIVQTPNLDRLAESGTYFESAYCQVPLCTPSRMCMLTGKHAHRCSAWKNGSILFPEHLTMPAHFAQHGYATALVGKMHFGGKEQNNGFQSRPYGDLRGYAGHQTDPLKTPSGKRPRTRLAGITEIPTSMLQERVINTETLEYLRSQSSEQPWFLLASYSRPHFPLTAPKRLLDKYWPDNIDMPNIPEGHLEQTHPFAKGLRDNFNTEEIPPEEARKARAAYYACCEFLDETVGDLLALLERDGFLDNTIVVYTTDHGEMAGEHGQWWKSSYYEAAARVPLIVLDNQLQQSHGARVTAPVELNDLFPTLCTRAGIPIPEGLDGADLTNLMSGNAEGWRNTAITEYWSNQTTGPMRMLRTPRHKYVAFPEDESILFDLETDPDEFENLTGQAEYSELEASLHEQLMNGFSWEKVAEQMAADKVRSQDFKEPWGQGTPNQYTLPDGRVVDAETCLYRPSVRDES; from the coding sequence ATGGCTCAAAGACCGAATATTCTCTGCTTGATGAGTGACGAACATAGTCCACACGCTATAGGCTGTGAAGGCAATGACATTGTCCAAACACCGAATCTTGACCGACTCGCCGAATCTGGAACCTATTTTGAAAGTGCTTATTGCCAAGTACCGCTCTGCACCCCTTCCCGAATGTGTATGTTAACAGGAAAACACGCGCATCGATGTTCGGCGTGGAAGAACGGTTCCATCCTGTTTCCTGAACACCTCACGATGCCCGCACATTTCGCACAGCACGGCTATGCGACTGCGCTCGTTGGGAAGATGCACTTCGGTGGAAAAGAACAGAACAACGGGTTTCAGTCTCGACCTTACGGCGACTTGCGCGGATATGCCGGACATCAAACGGATCCATTGAAGACTCCGTCCGGGAAACGCCCGCGAACACGATTGGCAGGAATCACTGAAATCCCGACAAGCATGCTGCAAGAACGGGTTATCAATACAGAAACGCTTGAATACTTAAGGTCCCAATCGTCAGAACAGCCGTGGTTCCTGCTTGCAAGTTACAGTCGTCCACATTTCCCTCTCACCGCACCGAAACGGCTTTTGGATAAGTATTGGCCCGATAATATAGATATGCCTAACATTCCAGAAGGACACTTGGAACAAACACACCCGTTCGCGAAAGGTTTACGGGACAACTTCAACACAGAGGAAATCCCCCCTGAAGAAGCCCGAAAAGCGCGAGCGGCATACTACGCCTGTTGTGAATTCCTTGACGAGACCGTTGGAGATCTGCTCGCACTTTTAGAACGCGATGGCTTTTTGGATAATACCATCGTTGTCTATACGACCGATCACGGCGAAATGGCGGGTGAACACGGACAGTGGTGGAAATCCAGTTACTACGAGGCAGCGGCGCGGGTACCTTTAATCGTCTTGGACAATCAGCTCCAACAATCACACGGCGCACGAGTGACAGCACCTGTTGAACTGAATGACCTCTTCCCAACACTATGTACCAGAGCCGGTATTCCTATCCCTGAGGGTTTAGACGGCGCAGACCTGACGAACCTTATGTCCGGTAATGCTGAGGGGTGGCGCAACACTGCAATCACCGAATACTGGTCGAACCAGACTACAGGACCGATGCGTATGCTCCGAACGCCTCGCCATAAATACGTCGCCTTTCCTGAAGATGAATCTATACTCTTTGATTTGGAAACAGATCCTGATGAATTTGAGAACCTCACGGGACAAGCGGAATATAGCGAGTTAGAGGCATCCTTACATGAGCAGCTCATGAATGGTTTCTCATGGGAAAAGGTCGCAGAGCAGATGGCAGCTGATAAAGTGCGAAGCCAAGATTTCAAAGAACCGTGGGGTCAAGGCACGCCGAATCAGTATACATTACCCGACGGTCGTGTTGTCGATGCTGAAACTTGTCTCTATCGTCCTTCAGTGCGAGACGAAAGTTAA